In the genome of Pandoraea apista, one region contains:
- a CDS encoding TraX family protein produces the protein MRRQILPARILAAKAMKNLTQLTELQPAKVGTTLPRLHLNDGVLECCKWLALLLMTGDHINKYLMGDSSPVLFNAGRAAMPIFVFVLAYNLARPGAFEHGTYHRAIQRLVISGLVATPAFMALGGLLSGWWPLNIMFTLLTLTCVLYLYESGGSVNKFTAAAIFLAAGSCVEFWWPAISLGASVWFYSRRPSVAALAVGTISCAALYFVNSNFWAFAAFPLVACVARLNFRVPRTRWIFYTYYPAHLILLLLAQQTLSR, from the coding sequence ATGCGCCGTCAGATTCTCCCGGCACGGATTTTAGCCGCTAAAGCGATGAAGAACTTGACCCAACTCACCGAGCTTCAACCTGCCAAAGTCGGCACCACACTGCCCCGTCTTCACCTCAATGACGGCGTGTTGGAATGCTGTAAGTGGTTGGCCCTGCTTTTGATGACCGGGGACCACATCAACAAGTATTTGATGGGCGACTCCTCTCCGGTCCTATTCAACGCCGGCCGAGCGGCAATGCCGATATTCGTTTTTGTATTGGCATACAACTTGGCACGCCCCGGCGCATTCGAGCACGGGACGTATCACCGAGCTATTCAGCGACTGGTGATTTCGGGTCTCGTTGCCACACCGGCTTTCATGGCGTTGGGTGGACTGCTGTCTGGGTGGTGGCCGCTGAACATCATGTTCACGTTGCTCACACTGACGTGCGTTCTGTATCTGTATGAGTCCGGCGGATCCGTCAACAAATTTACCGCAGCGGCCATCTTTCTCGCTGCCGGTTCGTGCGTTGAATTCTGGTGGCCGGCAATATCTCTCGGCGCTTCTGTTTGGTTTTACTCCAGGCGACCGAGTGTCGCCGCATTGGCAGTCGGCACCATCTCCTGCGCAGCGCTCTACTTCGTCAACTCCAACTTCTGGGCGTTCGCGGCTTTCCCGCTGGTCGCCTGCGTGGCGCGTCTGAATTTTCGCGTCCCACGAACTCGCTGGATCTTCTACACGTACTACCCCGCGCATCTGATCTTGCTCCTGCTGGCCCAGCAGACGCTTTCCCGATAA